One Chromatiales bacterium genomic region harbors:
- a CDS encoding phosphoribosyl-ATP diphosphatase — MSDSALDRLSAVIDARRGADPEASYVARLHAAKLDAVLKKIGEEATELVMAAKDADRAAIVHEAADLWFHTLVLLSRFDADAAAVVAELERRFGTSGLAEKAARG; from the coding sequence ATGAGCGATTCGGCGCTGGACCGGCTCAGCGCGGTCATCGACGCGCGCAGGGGCGCGGATCCCGAGGCTTCCTATGTGGCACGACTGCACGCGGCCAAACTCGACGCGGTACTGAAGAAGATCGGCGAGGAGGCGACCGAACTCGTCATGGCGGCCAAGGACGCGGATCGGGCGGCGATCGTGCATGAGGCAGCTGATCTGTGGTTCCACACCTTGGTGCTGTTGAGCCGGTTCGATGCCGACGCAGCGGCGGTGGTTGCCGAGTTGGAACGCCGGTTCGGTACCTCCGGTCTTGCCGAAAAGGCGGCCCGGGGCTAG
- a CDS encoding thioredoxin domain-containing protein, which translates to MAIALSPSLNRNELTGHASPYLAMHGQDPVRWRDWGPQVLASARDNNQLIFISSGYFSCHWCHVMQRESYQDPGVAALLDAGFVSVKIDRELLPALDAHLIDFVERTQGQAGWPLNVILTPDGYPIIGFTYLPRDRFASVLKQIGTLWRDDREELLRLSRAALAELVAARSAAQPSPMVPPPPAAWAELLSRQAIAIGAEVEGGFGQQNKFPMSPQLLALFEALTVRDDPALSGFLELTLERMASQGLRDHLGGGFFRYTVDPGWQVPHFEKMLYDNAQLARVYLMAAKRFARADFAAVARETIDFVLEEMDASGGGFVASLSAVDSAGVEGGYYVWDQATLNRLLDGPERAAMRLLWGLGDGAPDVEAGDLPRISRTIAEAVSELGVLADTLGAVFESARRKLALDRSARSLPVDDKRVTAWNALVLEALVDAARTLPERERYAGAARRLAGWMKQHLWSNGSLARAWAGGGALGAGTLEDYAYLTRAMMELAELTGSQTDRDFAQTLAEQAWSRFYSLSGWRLDDGLALPGVAGEPVQADGPMPAPAATLILTSLELGGAVARHARQARGEAAAAVWDSPFWHATHLVHYLH; encoded by the coding sequence GTGGCGATCGCGTTGTCACCGTCGCTGAATCGCAACGAGTTGACCGGTCACGCCTCGCCGTATCTGGCAATGCATGGGCAGGATCCGGTGCGTTGGCGCGACTGGGGTCCGCAGGTTCTGGCGTCCGCCCGCGACAACAATCAGCTGATTTTCATCTCCAGCGGCTACTTTTCCTGTCACTGGTGCCACGTGATGCAGCGTGAGAGCTACCAGGATCCCGGCGTCGCGGCGCTTCTCGACGCCGGTTTCGTATCGGTGAAGATCGACCGCGAGTTGCTTCCGGCGCTCGACGCGCATCTGATCGACTTCGTGGAACGCACGCAGGGGCAGGCGGGCTGGCCGTTGAATGTGATTCTTACCCCGGATGGCTATCCGATCATCGGGTTCACCTACCTGCCGCGTGACCGTTTTGCGTCAGTGCTCAAGCAGATTGGAACGCTCTGGCGCGACGATCGCGAAGAGCTGTTGCGACTGAGCCGCGCAGCCTTGGCCGAACTCGTCGCGGCGCGCTCTGCCGCGCAGCCATCGCCGATGGTGCCGCCGCCGCCCGCGGCCTGGGCGGAGCTCCTGAGCCGGCAGGCGATCGCGATCGGCGCGGAGGTCGAGGGCGGCTTCGGACAGCAGAACAAGTTTCCGATGAGCCCGCAGCTGCTGGCGCTTTTCGAAGCGCTTACGGTGCGCGACGATCCTGCCTTGTCCGGCTTCCTGGAACTGACGCTGGAACGCATGGCGTCCCAGGGGCTGCGCGATCACCTTGGTGGCGGATTCTTCCGCTACACCGTCGATCCCGGCTGGCAGGTTCCACATTTTGAAAAGATGCTTTACGACAACGCGCAACTGGCGCGTGTCTATCTCATGGCCGCGAAGCGGTTCGCACGAGCGGATTTTGCCGCCGTCGCGCGGGAGACAATAGATTTTGTTCTAGAGGAGATGGATGCCTCGGGCGGAGGGTTCGTGGCCAGCCTTTCGGCAGTCGATTCCGCGGGTGTCGAAGGTGGCTACTACGTCTGGGATCAGGCCACGCTCAACAGGCTCCTCGACGGGCCGGAGCGAGCCGCCATGCGGTTGCTCTGGGGGCTTGGCGACGGTGCGCCGGACGTGGAGGCGGGCGATTTGCCCCGCATTTCGCGCACAATTGCCGAAGCGGTCAGCGAGCTTGGCGTGTTGGCCGACACGCTTGGCGCGGTCTTTGAATCCGCTCGTCGAAAACTTGCGCTGGACCGGTCGGCCCGCTCGCTTCCGGTGGACGACAAGCGAGTGACTGCCTGGAATGCGCTGGTGCTCGAGGCGCTTGTCGATGCCGCACGAACCCTTCCGGAGCGGGAGCGTTACGCAGGCGCGGCCCGCCGATTGGCCGGCTGGATGAAACAACACCTCTGGAGCAACGGCAGTCTGGCCCGCGCCTGGGCCGGCGGCGGCGCCTTGGGCGCCGGCACGCTGGAGGACTATGCGTATCTCACGCGCGCCATGATGGAGCTTGCCGAGCTGACGGGCTCGCAGACTGATCGGGACTTTGCCCAGACGCTTGCCGAACAGGCGTGGAGTCGCTTTTACTCCCTGTCGGGCTGGCGCCTCGACGATGGGCTTGCATTGCCCGGGGTGGCCGGTGAGCCGGTGCAGGCCGACGGCCCAATGCCCGCGCCTGCCGCCACCTTGATTTTGACGTCACTGGAACTCGGTGGCGCGGTGGCGCGCCATGCTCGCCAGGCCCGTGGCGAGGCCGCCGCAGCGGTCTGGGACAGCCCCTTTTGGCACGCCACGCATCTGGTGCATTACCTGCATTGA
- the tatC gene encoding twin-arginine translocase subunit TatC produces MTKKSSDPDPDQNEQPFLSHLVELRDRLLRAVVAVLILFVGLFYFANDIYTFLAGPLLAHLPETSSMIAVDVASPLLTPLKLTLVLSIFLAMPYLLYQMWAFVAPGLYRHERRLAAPLLVSSTLLFYLGAAFAYFVVFPLVFAFLTGTAPEGVAVMTDIARYLDFVLTLFFAFGLSFEVPVATVLLVAIGATTPDSLRSKRPYVIVGAFVVGMLLTPPDVISQTLLAVPVWLLYEVGVVASAIMVRNRTRNKAKEVMQGETPFSPMSDAEMDAELDRIEAEEQEVKGKS; encoded by the coding sequence ATGACGAAAAAAAGCAGCGATCCGGATCCTGATCAGAACGAACAGCCGTTTCTGTCGCACCTGGTCGAACTGCGCGACCGGCTGTTGCGCGCGGTTGTCGCTGTCCTGATCCTGTTCGTCGGGCTGTTTTACTTCGCCAACGATATCTATACGTTCCTCGCGGGGCCGCTGCTCGCCCACCTGCCGGAAACGAGCAGCATGATCGCCGTGGACGTGGCCTCGCCGCTGCTGACGCCGCTGAAGCTGACGCTGGTGCTGTCCATCTTTCTCGCGATGCCCTATCTGCTCTATCAGATGTGGGCGTTTGTTGCGCCCGGGCTGTATCGCCACGAGCGGCGCCTGGCGGCGCCGCTCCTTGTCTCCAGCACGCTGCTGTTTTATCTCGGCGCGGCATTCGCGTATTTCGTTGTTTTTCCGCTGGTCTTTGCGTTTCTAACCGGAACGGCGCCGGAGGGCGTCGCGGTCATGACGGATATCGCGCGCTATCTGGATTTTGTGCTGACGCTTTTCTTTGCGTTCGGCTTGTCGTTCGAGGTGCCTGTAGCGACGGTGTTGCTGGTGGCCATCGGTGCGACCACGCCGGACTCGCTGCGGTCGAAGCGTCCATATGTCATCGTCGGCGCATTTGTTGTCGGCATGCTGCTGACGCCGCCGGACGTGATTTCGCAAACGCTTTTGGCTGTGCCGGTCTGGTTGCTCTACGAGGTCGGGGTGGTCGCCTCTGCAATCATGGTGCGAAATCGAACCCGTAACAAGGCGAAAGAAGTCATGCAGGGGGAGACCCCGTTCAGCCCGATGTCGGATGCCGAGATGGACGCGGAACTCGACCGCATCGAGGCCGAGGAGCAGGAAGTCAAGGGCAAGTCATGA
- the tatB gene encoding twin-arginine translocase subunit TatB, with protein MFDIGFWELVVIGVVALVVIGPDRLPRVARKAGMWVGKMRGFVSSVKADIDRELRAEELKRVLDQQNQLAKSALEDIEDITAQTRESVGSAQKSAAAALNAAQDAATDDEKKQRSGS; from the coding sequence GTGTTCGATATCGGATTCTGGGAACTCGTGGTGATCGGTGTTGTGGCGCTGGTCGTCATCGGGCCTGATCGTCTTCCGCGCGTCGCGCGCAAGGCCGGCATGTGGGTCGGCAAGATGCGCGGATTCGTCTCCAGCGTGAAGGCCGACATCGATCGGGAGCTTCGCGCGGAGGAACTCAAGCGCGTGCTTGATCAGCAGAACCAGCTCGCAAAGAGCGCGTTGGAAGACATCGAGGACATCACCGCGCAGACGCGCGAGTCTGTCGGCTCCGCGCAGAAATCCGCCGCCGCCGCGCTGAATGCTGCGCAAGACGCTGCAACCGATGACGAAAAAAAGCAGCGATCCGGATCCTGA
- the tatA gene encoding twin-arginine translocase TatA/TatE family subunit, producing MGVGGISIWQLLIILLIVVLLFGTKKLRSMGGDLGAALKSFKSAVKDGEDAKDKDAAKIESQADESVAASTPERDKEKA from the coding sequence ATGGGCGTTGGTGGCATTAGCATCTGGCAGCTTCTGATCATCCTGCTGATCGTGGTGCTGCTGTTCGGAACGAAGAAACTCCGCAGCATGGGCGGCGACCTCGGCGCGGCCCTGAAGAGCTTCAAGTCCGCGGTCAAGGACGGTGAGGACGCCAAGGACAAGGACGCCGCGAAGATCGAGAGCCAGGCCGACGAGTCCGTCGCCGCAAGTACGCCCGAACGCGACAAGGAAAAGGCCTGA